From a single Adhaeribacter swui genomic region:
- a CDS encoding diacylglycerol/polyprenol kinase family protein: protein MLQNFINRAIPSVELIRQLGPFILGYVLVVALLVSYLKKQHQVRTAYTRKIFHFLIFSTASIFQVKYGLPAVILFGSIVSLFVLFAVVQGEDFSFYEVMARESDRPHRTLFILIPLLTTALGGVLANLFFLKFAFVGYLVGGWGDAVGEPVGSRWGKHRYQVPSLLGVKATRSVEGSAAVAGVSIVVAFLGLYFIGYPWPDSLKTALVCGLGGAAVESVSNHGLDNLTMQLTAAGLAYWLLA, encoded by the coding sequence ATGCTGCAAAACTTTATCAACCGCGCAATACCATCTGTAGAATTAATCAGGCAACTGGGGCCATTTATATTGGGCTACGTATTGGTAGTTGCGCTTTTGGTTTCTTATTTAAAAAAACAGCACCAGGTTCGTACGGCTTACACCCGCAAAATATTCCATTTTTTAATTTTTTCTACCGCCAGTATTTTTCAGGTAAAGTATGGTTTACCGGCCGTTATTTTGTTTGGCAGCATTGTAAGTTTGTTTGTACTGTTTGCGGTTGTGCAAGGCGAGGACTTCTCTTTTTACGAAGTAATGGCCCGGGAATCGGACCGGCCGCATCGCACTTTATTTATTCTTATTCCTTTACTAACTACTGCTTTAGGGGGCGTGCTAGCTAACCTCTTTTTTTTAAAATTTGCTTTTGTTGGGTATTTAGTAGGGGGCTGGGGCGATGCCGTAGGGGAGCCCGTAGGCTCGCGGTGGGGCAAACACCGCTACCAGGTACCCTCGTTGCTCGGCGTAAAAGCTACCCGCAGTGTAGAAGGTTCGGCAGCCGTGGCCGGTGTGAGCATTGTAGTGGCTTTTCTGGGCCTTTATTTTATTGGCTATCCGTGGCCGGATTCTTTAAAAACTGCGCTCGTTTGCGGATTAGGCGGAGCCGCCGTTGAATCGGTCAGCAACCACGGACTCGATAATTTAACCATGCAGCTCACAGCGGCTGGTCTGGCTTACTGGCTCCTGGCCTAG
- the metF gene encoding methylenetetrahydrofolate reductase [NAD(P)H] → MKVTEHIANAKKTLFSFEILPPVKGTSIQSIYNGIDPLMEFKPPFINVTYHREEYVFKERENGLLEKISIRKRPGTVGICSAIMHKYNVDAVPHIICGGFSREETENALMDLNFLGIDNVLVLRGDSIKTEAQFRPHPDGHAYASELLKQVCNLNQGIYLDEDIANPVPTNFCAGVAGYPEKHSEAPNLEIDLKYLKMKVDMGAQYIITQMFFDNQKYFNFVKACREYGINVPIIPGIKPLTVKNQLRMLPNLFHIDIPNDLVQAIDSAQTPQAVRQVGIEWATQQCKELVQFGVPCLHFYTMSKSEATAAIAKEIF, encoded by the coding sequence ATGAAAGTAACGGAACATATAGCAAACGCGAAAAAAACGCTTTTCTCTTTCGAAATTTTACCGCCGGTAAAAGGCACCAGTATTCAATCCATCTACAATGGCATCGACCCGCTCATGGAGTTTAAGCCGCCATTCATTAACGTTACTTATCACCGCGAAGAATACGTGTTTAAGGAACGGGAAAATGGCTTACTCGAAAAAATCAGCATCCGCAAACGGCCGGGTACCGTAGGTATTTGCTCGGCTATTATGCATAAATATAATGTAGATGCGGTGCCGCATATTATCTGCGGCGGCTTCAGCCGGGAAGAAACCGAGAATGCCCTTATGGACCTTAACTTTTTGGGCATTGATAACGTGCTGGTACTTCGGGGCGACTCTATTAAAACAGAAGCCCAGTTCCGGCCGCACCCCGATGGTCATGCGTACGCTTCTGAATTACTAAAACAAGTATGCAACTTAAACCAGGGCATTTACCTCGACGAGGATATCGCCAATCCGGTGCCTACTAATTTTTGTGCCGGAGTAGCCGGTTACCCCGAAAAACACAGCGAAGCACCCAACCTGGAAATTGACTTGAAGTATTTGAAGATGAAAGTAGACATGGGCGCGCAGTACATTATTACGCAAATGTTTTTCGATAACCAGAAGTATTTCAACTTTGTAAAAGCTTGTCGTGAGTACGGCATCAACGTACCCATTATTCCGGGCATAAAACCGCTTACGGTGAAAAACCAGCTACGCATGCTGCCCAACTTATTCCATATCGATATTCCCAACGATTTAGTACAGGCTATTGATAGCGCTCAAACACCGCAAGCAGTACGCCAAGTTGGGATTGAGTGGGCTACGCAGCAGTGTAAAGAATTAGTACAGTTTGGCGTACCCTGCCTGCATTTTTATACCATGAGTAAATCGGAAGCTACCGCTGCCATCGCCAAAGAGATTTTTTAA
- a CDS encoding NIPSNAP family protein: protein MRTLHSFLLLAFAGILIVSGCKSGSGAQSSAGNSATPAARDTRIFEMRVYYAHPGKLADLENRFRTNTTRIFEKHGMTNIGYWLPLENPDNKLIYILAYPNREARDASWQAFGSDPEWKAVASKSEENGKLVAKVDQLFMETTDYSPAITLKQASPERTFELRTYTTTPNNLVNLDARFRDHTMGLFSKYGMENIVYFHPVAGQPGADNTLVYILAHKSQEAGLASFEAFRNDPEWIKVKAASEVKGGGSLTTKVESVYMKPTDYSPIK from the coding sequence ATGCGTACATTGCACTCTTTTTTACTACTGGCTTTTGCTGGTATTTTAATTGTTTCTGGTTGTAAATCTGGTTCTGGGGCTCAATCCTCTGCGGGTAATTCGGCTACTCCGGCGGCTCGCGATACCCGGATTTTTGAAATGCGGGTTTATTACGCGCACCCCGGTAAATTAGCCGACCTCGAAAACCGCTTCCGGACCAATACTACCCGGATTTTTGAAAAACACGGCATGACCAATATTGGCTATTGGTTACCGCTGGAGAATCCGGATAACAAATTAATTTATATTTTGGCTTACCCCAACCGCGAAGCGCGCGATGCTTCCTGGCAAGCTTTCGGCTCTGATCCGGAGTGGAAAGCAGTAGCTTCTAAATCCGAAGAAAACGGTAAACTGGTAGCCAAAGTAGACCAGTTATTTATGGAAACGACCGATTATTCGCCGGCTATTACATTAAAGCAAGCTAGCCCGGAGCGTACTTTTGAGCTGCGTACCTATACCACTACTCCTAATAACTTAGTGAATCTAGATGCTCGCTTCCGGGATCACACTATGGGTTTATTTAGTAAATACGGCATGGAAAACATTGTTTACTTTCATCCGGTAGCCGGTCAGCCGGGCGCTGATAACACCTTGGTTTACATTTTAGCGCATAAAAGCCAGGAAGCTGGTTTGGCTTCATTTGAAGCCTTCCGGAACGATCCGGAATGGATAAAAGTAAAAGCAGCTTCCGAAGTAAAAGGCGGCGGCTCTTTAACCACCAAAGTAGAATCGGTTTACATGAAACCTACCGATTACTCTCCTATCAAATAA
- the metH gene encoding methionine synthase → MTRIEEEVKKRILVLDGAMGTQIQGYKLTEADYRGERFRDFPHDLKGNNDLLSITRPDIIREIHWKYFEAGADIAETNTFSSTTVGMADYHMEDLVYELNYESARIAREVADEFTAANPDKPRFVAGSIGPTNRTASMSPDVNNPAFRAITFDELVEAYTGQIEGLVDGGVDALLVETIFDTLNAKAALFAIDQYSQRTGKRIPIMVSGTITDASGRTLSGQTVEAFLFSISHLPLLSVGLNCALGAKQLRPHLQTLAKEAKFYVSAHPNAGLPNAFGEYDETPEQMAAHIHDFLENNFVNIIGGCCGTSPAHIKAIAQEAAKYPPREIPKLPSVPKLSGLEPLTIFEGSTFVNIGERTNVTGSKKFARLILNEQYEEALSIAREQVENGAQIIDVNMDEGMLDSEKAMVHFLNLIAAEPDISRVPIMIDSSKWSVIEAGLKCVQGKSIVNSISLKEGEEKFKETARKVLSYGAAVVVMAFDEEGQADSYERRIQICERAYNILTKEVGFPAEDIIFDPNILTVATGIEEHNNYAVDFINATRWIKENLPGVRVSGGVSNISFSFRGNDLVREAMHTAFLYHAIKAGLDMGIVNAGQIAVYEEIPKDLLELCEDVLLNRRPDATERLIEHAEKVKNKGKEVVKDEAWRNAPVQERLTHSLVKGITDYIDADIEEARQQYDRPLEVIEGPLMDGMNVVGDLFGAGKMFLPQVVKSARVMKKAVAYLLPFIEAAKQPGDESKNAGKVLLATVKGDVHDIGKNIVGVVLACNNYEIVDLGVMVPADKILQTAQEINADIIGLSGLITPSLDEMVHVAKEMERLQFKTPLLIGGATTSRAHTAVKIDQNYSGPVVHVLDASRTVPVVGNLLQPEQKETYAKNIKAEYSVLRDSYLNRKQDRQFISLADARANKFPIEWRAEEVYTPKVLGTQVFNDYPLSEIVNYIDWTPFFQAWELHGKYPKILSDEVVGAEAVRLFEDAQVLLKKVVKEKLLQANAVVGIYPANTVNDDDIEIYTDESRQLSQVTFRTLRQQSKKGPGVPNLALADFIAPQESGLNDYIGGFAVTAGIGIEKLIAQYEADHDDYNSIMIKALADRLAEAFAELMHEKVRKELWGYASHEQLTNDELIAEAYQGIRPAPGYPACPEHTEKLTLFELLEVEKHTGITLTESMAMYPTAAVSGMYFAHPKARYFGLGKIDKDQAEDYARRKNMTLSEVERWLAPNLGYNA, encoded by the coding sequence GTGGGTATGGCCGATTACCACATGGAAGATCTGGTGTACGAACTCAATTACGAGTCGGCCCGGATTGCCCGGGAAGTGGCCGATGAATTTACTGCTGCTAACCCAGATAAACCGCGTTTTGTGGCGGGTTCCATTGGCCCTACCAACCGTACCGCTTCTATGTCGCCGGACGTAAATAACCCTGCTTTCCGGGCAATTACTTTCGATGAATTAGTAGAAGCTTATACCGGCCAGATAGAAGGTTTGGTAGACGGCGGCGTAGATGCTTTGCTGGTAGAAACCATTTTTGATACGCTTAATGCAAAAGCGGCCTTATTTGCCATTGACCAATATTCGCAGCGCACCGGTAAACGAATACCTATAATGGTATCGGGCACTATCACCGATGCCAGCGGCCGGACTTTGTCGGGACAAACCGTGGAAGCGTTTTTATTTTCCATCTCTCATTTACCTTTATTAAGCGTTGGATTAAACTGTGCTTTGGGCGCCAAACAATTACGTCCGCACCTGCAAACGTTGGCGAAAGAAGCGAAATTTTACGTGAGCGCCCACCCCAATGCGGGTTTACCTAATGCCTTCGGCGAGTACGACGAAACGCCGGAGCAAATGGCCGCGCATATCCACGATTTCCTGGAAAATAACTTCGTGAATATTATCGGGGGTTGTTGTGGCACGTCGCCAGCGCACATTAAAGCTATTGCCCAGGAAGCCGCTAAATATCCGCCCCGGGAAATTCCAAAATTACCATCCGTACCCAAACTTAGCGGATTAGAGCCGCTTACTATTTTTGAAGGTTCTACATTTGTAAATATTGGCGAACGCACCAACGTAACTGGCTCCAAGAAATTTGCCCGCCTTATTTTAAACGAGCAGTACGAAGAAGCTTTGAGTATTGCCCGCGAGCAGGTAGAAAACGGCGCTCAGATTATTGACGTGAACATGGACGAAGGCATGCTCGATTCTGAGAAAGCCATGGTTCATTTTTTAAATTTAATTGCCGCCGAACCGGATATTTCGCGCGTTCCTATCATGATTGACTCTTCTAAGTGGAGCGTGATTGAAGCGGGTTTAAAATGTGTGCAGGGCAAAAGCATTGTTAACTCCATCAGCTTAAAAGAAGGCGAAGAGAAATTTAAAGAAACTGCCCGCAAAGTATTAAGCTACGGCGCGGCGGTAGTAGTAATGGCTTTCGACGAAGAAGGCCAGGCTGATTCTTACGAACGCCGGATTCAGATCTGCGAGCGCGCTTATAATATTCTTACCAAAGAAGTAGGTTTCCCCGCCGAAGACATCATCTTCGACCCCAATATTTTAACGGTAGCTACCGGCATCGAAGAACACAATAACTACGCCGTCGATTTTATAAATGCCACCCGCTGGATTAAAGAAAACTTGCCCGGCGTGCGCGTGAGTGGTGGGGTGAGTAATATTTCTTTCTCGTTCCGGGGCAACGATTTAGTGCGCGAAGCCATGCATACTGCCTTTCTGTACCACGCCATTAAAGCGGGTTTGGATATGGGCATTGTAAACGCCGGCCAGATTGCCGTGTACGAAGAGATTCCTAAGGATTTGCTCGAACTCTGCGAAGATGTGTTATTAAACCGGCGTCCGGATGCGACCGAACGGTTAATTGAACACGCCGAAAAAGTTAAAAATAAAGGAAAAGAAGTAGTAAAAGATGAAGCCTGGCGCAACGCTCCCGTACAGGAACGCCTGACGCATTCGCTGGTAAAAGGCATTACCGATTACATTGATGCCGATATTGAAGAAGCCCGTCAGCAATACGACCGTCCGCTGGAAGTAATTGAAGGCCCATTAATGGACGGCATGAACGTGGTGGGTGATTTATTTGGCGCCGGTAAAATGTTTTTGCCGCAGGTAGTAAAGAGCGCCCGCGTGATGAAAAAAGCCGTAGCCTATCTGTTACCGTTTATCGAAGCCGCCAAGCAACCCGGTGACGAAAGCAAAAATGCAGGTAAGGTTTTACTCGCAACTGTAAAAGGCGACGTGCACGATATTGGTAAAAACATTGTGGGCGTGGTATTGGCCTGTAATAATTATGAGATTGTGGATTTAGGTGTAATGGTGCCCGCCGATAAAATTTTACAAACCGCGCAGGAAATAAACGCCGATATCATTGGCTTAAGCGGCCTGATTACGCCTTCGCTGGATGAAATGGTGCATGTGGCCAAAGAAATGGAGCGGCTTCAATTTAAAACTCCTTTGCTGATTGGTGGAGCTACTACCTCGCGCGCGCATACTGCCGTAAAAATTGACCAGAATTACAGCGGACCGGTAGTGCACGTCCTGGATGCCTCACGTACCGTGCCGGTAGTGGGTAATTTATTGCAACCTGAGCAAAAAGAAACCTACGCTAAAAATATAAAAGCGGAGTACAGCGTACTTCGCGACAGTTACCTGAACCGTAAGCAAGACCGGCAATTTATTTCCCTGGCCGATGCCCGGGCAAATAAATTCCCGATTGAGTGGCGCGCCGAAGAGGTGTATACCCCTAAAGTTCTGGGTACTCAGGTTTTTAACGATTACCCACTCAGCGAAATTGTTAATTACATCGACTGGACGCCATTCTTCCAGGCATGGGAACTGCACGGTAAATATCCAAAAATTCTCAGCGACGAAGTAGTAGGTGCCGAAGCCGTACGGTTGTTTGAGGATGCCCAGGTTTTACTTAAAAAAGTGGTAAAAGAAAAGTTACTGCAAGCCAACGCTGTAGTGGGCATCTATCCCGCCAATACCGTAAACGACGACGATATTGAAATATATACCGATGAAAGCCGGCAATTGAGCCAGGTAACGTTCCGCACATTGCGGCAGCAAAGCAAAAAAGGTCCGGGCGTACCCAATTTAGCTCTCGCTGATTTTATTGCTCCGCAGGAAAGTGGCTTGAACGATTACATCGGAGGTTTTGCGGTAACCGCGGGTATTGGTATTGAAAAACTAATTGCCCAGTACGAAGCCGACCACGACGATTACAACAGCATTATGATTAAAGCCTTGGCCGATCGGTTAGCAGAAGCCTTTGCCGAATTAATGCATGAAAAAGTACGCAAAGAGTTGTGGGGTTACGCGTCGCATGAACAACTTACCAACGACGAGTTGATAGCCGAAGCGTACCAGGGCATCCGGCCAGCGCCCGGTTACCCGGCTTGTCCTGAGCACACCGAAAAACTTACTTTATTTGAATTACTTGAGGTTGAAAAACATACCGGCATCACCCTAACCGAAAGCATGGCGATGTACCCAACCGCCGCCGTATCCGGAATGTATTTTGCGCACCCCAAAGCCCGTTATTTTGGCCTCGGCAAAATTGATAAAGACCAAGCCGAAGATTACGCCCGCCGTAAAAACATGACTTTATCCGAAGTAGAACGCTGGCTGGCTCCTAACCTGGGGTATAATGCTTAA